Within the Bacteroidota bacterium genome, the region CACAAAAGAGGGCGCCGCCGAGTGCCCTGACATGAGCAGGTGTTATTATCCAGCTCGATGTTTTGGTATCGAATTTTCCAAGCTTCTGTAATGCCTGGTATTGCTCTTCTGTTAAAAGTTCAATCCCCATTTCAGCAGCCATACCAATCGCGCTATTTTTTGGTTTATGCTCTTTCCTTGATTCCAGCGCCTGGCGGTCATAGCAAACACTTCTGCGGCCACCAGGACTTTCCGCTGAACAATCATAAAAAATATATTCCCCTTTTTTTTTATCATAGGCAACAACATCCGGTTCGCCGCCGGTTCTTTCCATTTCATTGAGTGACCAAAGTTTTTCTGTATTGGCTTCCAGCTTTTCCTGTACTTTGGCCCATTCGAGAACCTTCTTTCCGGCAGAAAGGAAGGTATGGCGGGTCATGTTTTTCTCAAAACGTGCCTTTAAAACCCTAAGTAATTCTTCGCGTTGTTTTGGTGATAATTCCTTTTTCATCTGTATATAATTTAGTTAAGCATTGATATTCAATTTTTTAAGAACAGGTTAAGAGCGTAAATTTTCATCTTCGTACTCCCACACACAATTGCTTGTATGTTTGGTAACAACGGTTGGTGCTTAACCTGTAAAC harbors:
- a CDS encoding DUF4256 domain-containing protein, which encodes MKKELSPKQREELLRVLKARFEKNMTRHTFLSAGKKVLEWAKVQEKLEANTEKLWSLNEMERTGGEPDVVAYDKKKGEYIFYDCSAESPGGRRSVCYDRQALESRKEHKPKNSAIGMAAEMGIELLTEEQYQALQKLGKFDTKTSSWIITPAHVRALGGALFCDRRYDTVFVYHNGAESYYAARGFRGSLRI